One window from the genome of Cucumis melo cultivar AY chromosome 10, USDA_Cmelo_AY_1.0, whole genome shotgun sequence encodes:
- the LOC103496715 gene encoding amino acid transporter AVT6C-like yields MSPPPEHVPLLPEMKPPIKPASVSGAVFNVSTSIIGAGIMSIPFTLKVLGIIPAVVLIMLVAFMTDLSVELLLRFTHSGNSTTYAGVMKESFGSIGSVATQICVMITNLGCLIMYLIIIGDVLSGNKGGGGGEVHLGVLQQWFGNHWWNSREFSILFTVVFILFSLVLYERVDSLRFSSFVSVVLAVVFVGISTVMAVMAIVEGKTKRTRLVPEVEDETSFFELFTAVPVIVTAFTFHFNVHPISFELRNSRNMMTAVRVALILCAIIYFTIGIFGYLLFGDSLMSDILTNFDQTFGSSTGANLLNDIVRLSYAFHLMLVYPLLNFSLRSNINELLFPNRPTLASDTKRFFTITMALLLFSYLAAIAFPNIWSIFQFMGSTSAACLAFIFPGAIALRDVNGISTKKDKMVASTMVSLAVVTSIIAIATNINKALNNKF; encoded by the exons ATGTCCCCACCGCCGGAGCATGTACCTCTCCTGCCAGAGATGAAGCCTCCTATAAAACCGGCGTCGGTCTCTGGCGCTGTGTTTAATGTATCGACAAGCATTATCGGCGCCGGAATCATGTCGATTCCTTTCACTCTTAAGGTCCTCGGCATAATCCCAGCAGTCGTGCTAATCATGCTTGTGGCTTTCATGACCGACTTATCGGTGGAGCTTTTGCTCAGATTCACTCACTCCGGTAACTCAACAACTTACGCCGGCGTGATGAAGGAGTCATTCGGCTCGATTGGTTCCGTTGCTACGCAAATTTGTGTCATGATTACAAATCTCGGATGCTTAATCATGTACCTGATTATAatag GCGATGTTTTATCTGGAAAcaaaggaggaggaggaggagaagtgCATTTAGGAGTATTGCAACAATGGTTTGGAAATCATTGGTGGAATTCGAGAGAGTTCTCGATTCTTTTTACAGTCGTCTTCATTCTATTTTCTCTGGTTCTTTATGAACGCGTTG ATTCTTTGAGATTTAGTTCGTTTGTATCGGTTGTTCTGGCGGTGGTTTTCGTTGGGATAAGCACTGTAATGGCGGTAATGGCGATTGTTGAAGGGAAAACGAAGAGGACGAGATTGGTGCCGGAGGTTGAAGATGAAACTTCCTTCTTCGAACTTTTCACTGCTGTGCCTGTTATTGTCACTGCCTTCACCTTTCATTTCAATG TTCATCCAATAAGTTTCGAGCTTCGAAACTCGAGAAATATGATGACGGCAGTTCGAGTGGCTCTCATTCTATGTGCCATCATATACTTCACCATAGGCATTTTCGGGTACTTGCTATTTGGGGACTCTTTAATGTCGGACATTTTAACCAATTTTGATCAAACTTTTGGTTCATCAACAGGAGCTAATTTGTTGAATGATATTGTGAGACTTAGCTATGCATTTCATCTCATGCTGGTTTACCCTTTGCTCAACTTCTCATTAAGGTCCAATATAAATGAATTGTTGTTCCCAAATAGGCCTACTTTGGCTTCAGATACTAAAAGGTTTTTTACCATAACGATGGCTTTGCTTCTCTTCTCCTACTTGGCTGCCATTGCTTTCCCAAATATTTGGTCCATTTTTCAGTTTATGGGCTCGACCTCGGCTGCCTGCCTCGCCTTCATCTTCCCTGGAGCCATTGCCCTGAG GGATGTGAATGGAATATCCACAAAGAAAGATAAAATGGTTGCTTCAACAATGGTATCTCTGGCAGTGGTGACCAGCATTATTGCTATTGCTACAAACATAAACAAGGCATTGAATAACAAGTTTTAA